The region ATTAGTTTCTTACTCTGCCAAACTTATCAGAGTGTCAATCAGATGATAACCCATATAGTATCCTGAAGACCCATTCCGTGGAAAGTCTGGACGGCAGATCTGGCGCTGAGTGGCTTTGAAACAGGCCTGCAGCTGAGGGAAGGAGACTGAATCGCTGTCCCATCCAGACAGTGAGTCCTTGAACTCGTTCATAAGGTCATCGTCCTCTGTGTGCATGAAGTTGGCATTCTGAATCAACTGCTCCATGCTGACAAGGcctgaaacatatatatatatatatatatatatgtgtgtgtgtgggtgtgcgtgtgtgtgtgtgtgtgtgtgtgtgtgtgtgtgtgtgtgtgagtgagtgtgtgtgtgtgtgtgtgtgtgtgtgtgtgtgtgtgtgtgtgtgtgagtgtgtgtgtatgtatatatgtaatggcgtatgtgtgaatgtacgACAAggcttataaacacacacacacccacacacacacacaaatatatatatatatatatgtagagagagagagatgcgtgtgtgtgtgacagagagagagagagagatgtgtgagtgtgtgtgtgtctgtatgtgtatacagatggacagacagacagacagatagatagatattttatATAAATTTCATATCCTTTGATACAGTGATATGCCATCACGGATGGGGGCTGTGTACTATCACATATCAATAAAAGCCTCAGTgttgtttaaagcaaattaatgaTTTCACTCTTTGATAACAATCACAACTGTGCAAAAGCTATCTGGAGTCATAGAATTCCAGTCCGAATAATTTTGATGAAAGTGGAGAGGATCCATATTGGTTCATGTATGTCCATcaatgagacaggcagacagacagtgtgtgtgtgtgtgtatgtgtgtgtgtgcgcgcgcgcgcaatgtaAATCATATACTGATTCATCACAATAATTGTTTAtcatcgaaaacaacaacaacaacaaacaaacaaaaccaaaaaaaacaaaaaacaatatatagctctatctgagaaaaaaaaaaagatgtttaccGGTTGCTGTCCAAACACAACTTTCTTTGAATAGTGATGGTGGGATCGCTAACACTCAAAGTCTTGCTATGTGCGGCTCAGTGTTTGGTTAGTGCGGCTCAGTGTATGGTCAGTCGGCTCTGCCGGTGGTGAAATAACAGCCAGATCGAGCAGGCGAACACTTCCGATTCTTAGTCCCTGTAGAGAACTGGGTCAGTGGCACGCGCTATGGCTTGTCTCTCTCGCCACCCACGTCGAGTTATTACAAGCACAATAGTTTTGTTATTCCCCAAATGAAGTCTCTACAAGTGAGCAGAACGtgtagactttttttgttttttaattttccagACACACTCTCAACACACTCTCACATCCACCGTGTTGCAACCAATGACTCCAAAACAAATTGTTGCGATTTCATTGGTTTACAAAGTTGTGTCCGGTTTCTCATgacctcttctccctcttctccctccacctTCTCAACGATCACCCTAAGTGAACTTAgaacaacacccccctcacccccccccccctctctctctctctctctctctctctctctcttcacacatgcGAGTCTTGATGGTCTCCAGTCTTGAATGCTGTTtgtacaaaaaccaaaaacatgcaGACCGTGCGGAGTGATTTTTTCTCAAACTCGAGCACATGCCCTGTACTGACGCGACGGAAAAGGGATCGGGTGCACGTGTACCATTACAGATCTATTTTCGGTACCTTCGTCGACATTTTTTCAGGCAGGAGCAAGTCGTCGGGCGGGTGTGTTTGGATGGCAACCggtacttgtttatttattaacaGTTCtggtgttcttttctcttttcttttttttttttttttttaaactgtcaaaCATTTTCAGATTTGATAATGCGTATAATCGATCCGAGCAATGATACTGCCACACATGCATGTcgatgcacacacgcgcgcgcgcacacacacacacacacacgcacgcgcgcgcgcgcgcacacacacacacacacacacacacacacacacacacttgtacattcCTTTGTGGATGTGTGACAGTCGAAGTGAGTTTGTGAGAATTAAACGAACTTtttagcgagagagagtgtgtatgtgtgtgtgtgtgtgcatcatgtttTGTCTCTGACTACCAAGTTTGTTTTGTAATTGTGAAGTACTTTATTGTGGTGTGAGAAAGTGCTGTACTGATACAGTTTTAAGTTGTAGCAGTAGGCTATAGCTGTTACTGACATTTTCTGTTTGGTCCATCAGTTCTTGTCAGTGATGGAGACAGCTACATCAAAACTTGAACAGCCGTTAGGTAATTTAGTTTTGATAGGTGGAAACCagtaaaggaaaggaaaaataaagtCAAGTCATGACCTGTTAACTGCTTTGTCACGGTGTTGaattgtgttactgtttgtcacaacacattgctctgtgtgaaattcaggctgctctccccagggagagcagtgtCATTTCAGTGCAGTgccatcctttcttcttttttttctgctggcaagtctacatattttttatcagaattttgccaggaacaacccttttgttgttgtgggttctttcgtttgcgctaagtgtatgctgcaacTGTTGACAGAGGACAAAGTGCTCACCAAGGAAGGTACAATACAACGAAGAAACAGATATACTTTGGCAACCTGAGAAGACAAGAATTCCTGGCTGACATTGAAGAGAGTCTGGCAGATGGAGGAACCTCAGCAGACAGAACAGGAGGATCCCACTGcagccccaccatcaccaccaccctcatctgcTGCCAGAGGCCAAAACAGCCCAAGAGAGACAAACGGTGACCAAGGGGAGAAAAACGGTGTTGGCGAGGAGAggacccaccacccccctcctgcaGCTCCACAGGAGAAGCCAGACAGCGGCATGCAGGATGCCAGTGGTGGGAAGCAGGAACACGCCAGAGCTGACATCCGTGCCAGAAAGACGTCACTGACCAGCACCGCTGACGGCTCCATGGCTGGTCACGATGGGTACAACTGTGGCCAACAGGGTCTTCAGCCTGATGAGGATATGCGTTGTTGTGTCATAATGTAGACTGATAATAATGGTCCACAGTTATGTTATACCGACTATATAGTGATCCTGGCTATCCTCAACAAACGATGGAGTGTTAACAGCTGACTGGCTGAGGACTGCTGACAGCTCCTGATGATGGTTTCAACTATGGCTGTACATAGTATGTTGTGGACAATAGGCCATTGCTTGTTATGCATTGTAGACAGTTTCTAATGACTCATAGCTATACTGTacgatcgaaaaaaaaaagtaccacatATGCAAAAGTCTGTGATACAGTTGTCTTGCTGATGGTTTTGCCGGCTCTAAACATCGAAGGGAGTCTTAATCAATATACTAgccatgtacatacatgtacatacatccgaggatcaatttctcttttctttttctttttgtcactatATTATTTTCAGGACatttttcattatatttctttTAATTGATCAGATCAAAATTGTTCATTagcttctttttttgtcataGGCTGAACAGATAATATTCCTGATCATAGCCATTGTATTGGCAGCTAATCTTTTCTCTGCAGTACTGTCCATCTGTAAAACATTGTGCCTTTGTGACTAACATGTAAGAAGGAAAATCTATACCAAATCACAGTGTTGTAAATTTATACTGTCACATTCCTTTGCATTATAACAACTGCTTGTGCAGTGCCTAGAGCTCTAAATATACCAGAGGGGTGTGCTTTTGAAATGTTTCATTTTAATAGTTATACACTGGAGCTCTTAATCTCAAATGAATGAAACCCAAGACAGCTTAACCAGTAACCATGGTGGTGTTTGATAGCTATGACAGGGTGTTAAACTGAATAATAATCAAGTAAGAAGGAAAATGTATGCACAGTACCTCATCACAATGTTATtgattgttattgttttgatCCTTGTCACAGTTTTCATGATTCTTATTGTTTTGACCTATTGACCATCATGCCTGTTTGTGATTGTTATTGCTAATATCTATTGatccttgtgtctgtcttccagCAGTTCTTGCTGGACACAAATTCATGATGTACCATACTGTTTTGGAACTTTCAGTGGTaatgacgacgggcgcaatagcctagtggttaaagcgttggactgtcaatctgagggtcccaggttcgaatcacggtgacagcgcctggtgggtaaagggtggagatttttacgatctcccaggtcaacatatgtgcagacctgctagtgcctgaacccccttcgtgtgtatatgcaagcagaagatcaaatatgcacgttaaagatcctgtaatccatgtcagcgttcagtgggttatggaaacaagaacatacccagcatgcacacccctgaaaacggagtatggctgcctacatggcggggtaaaaacggtcatacacgtaaaagcccactcgtgtgcatacgagtgaacgcagaagaagaaaaagaagtgttaaTGACTTCTGGCTGAAAAAAAATTACACTGCCCTGAGATACCAGCAGTATGTAATCTTGTTGCAGGCTAAAATTGTGCCTGTTTCCTGTTCTTATCTGTGGAACAGCTGACACTTGTTTCATTGTGTATTTCTCATACTCGTGTATTTCACTTGCTGAAAATTCACATTCCGCTGAGTTTTGAAAATTACCAGTACTCTGATTTTACTTTCAAGTAAAAATGATTGTGAACTTATTTTCGACGGAAATTGTTGTGGTTTTACGTCACAGTGTCAACATTTACTGTACATTCTGTCATAAAACTCCTCAGTCGGACAAATATTCACAGTGGTCATAACCTCAGCCAAGGGGTCTTTTCTTTTTAGTTCCTCGATAATTAAACTAATCCATTGATCTTGGCATTTAGGCTGGTTCTTCTCAGCAGCTTGAGTGGCACATCTTCCAGCCGTGTATCAAATCTATTACTGTATAACCTGTTGTTAAGATAGATGCTTGTGGTGTGGCATGGGTGGCTTGCATGGTTAGCAccgtattttgttgtttttttttagtccctTGCACAGATTATATTTCTCCATTTTGAAATACATATCACAAAGGTTgatattttgtgggtttgttgttgttgttgttttagggaaataaaatcatatatatatatatatatatatgtatgtatgtataatgacCAATAACAACagccaaagaaaacaacacaataaacataTCACAAGTTCACATTACACTATAATACACTTTACCTCCCCCACCATGCCCCCTCCATACACAACACTcttgcacccacacacactgggaatgaaagaatgaatggttTGTTCCtttacaggccattgccccttatgaaagggggtcagaaaaaacacatttgagaagaaaacggaaaaaaaacacacacacacacaaaaaagacaaatatcACACTTTGTCCAGCACTATACACTCAGTTAAGTAGTACacagaacagataaataaatcatGCATATTTAACCACACTCAGTAAAGTTATACTTGTGATATCAGAAGTACCACAAGCTTGGTAAATTACGTAAAGACGTAAGAGTGGATTGAAGCTTAAACAATTTGTACAGATAGATTGAGAAATTTCTGACAGCCTGATTTCtgatggtttgtttgtgtgtagatgCAATAAGTAGCGacaatctaaactgactaggAAACTTATAAATCTTTAGTGGCATGTATTCCACTGTTAAGTTTTACATGACCAGACAGGATGGAACAAAGTgcatttcttctttccctttctaaAGTTTCTTACATAGTAGACATAATAAATCAGATTCATTATGTACTCTATAAAGGTAACTATGTTCTACAATTTCCAAAATGCCAAGTATAAATCTCGTCATTGCATTCTTAAATGTTTATCCAGGTTCATCAGTAATTAGGGTTTGAAATCAGGTGTGGTACAAAATGTTTTATAAACATTAAATCTAtcactgttgttaacatggaaatcccattcttgccatctacatagAATTAGTCTTTCTTTACTAATTATAACAATAACTGAACATATATCAgcactttcctcattgcacaaagcgctttacaatccacaccacacacacatatgcaacacAGTTCTCAACTcaaaatcatgcacaataaacatgcGCATATAAACTTGTAcgaataatacatacatacatgtatgcatgcatgcatccatccatacatacatacatacatttgacacatacaatacagtgtgacaAATGTACCTacacaataataagaataagaataactttatcatctccaactggagaagtcaactaactactttcctgattgagagagggtctagaggaaatgctgctggaagaggaaagtcttgaggttagatttaaaggaaggcagtgaggggctgtgacggacatggtgaggcaaagagttccatatttgaacagcagatgatgaaaaggcttgaccaccgtgctgttctcttttaTATTTGGGGACGCGGAAggttctatcatcggcagcagagtGAAGAGAACAggagggtacatagatttgaaagaCGTCAGAGAGATATCCGGatgcagttccagatatgacatggtagcagagacaagcagctttgtatttgattctttgctctatgggtaaccagtgcaactcttttaaAAGGAGTGTGCAGTGTGTAGATCAGTTTGGCGgcggagttttgtacctgctgtagtGGTCTGAGGAGTGTTTGTGAACAGCCAATGAGAAGAGAGTTGCAACAGTCTAATCTAAAGAGTATGCATGAACTAACTAGTGTTTTGGTTGTGTCAAGTGTGAGGCAGTGGCGTATGGAGCTGATTCGTCTGAGTTCAAAGTAGGTGCTTGACAGGTTTTGCTGATTTAAGAATTTGAAGAAAGTCACCTATCCCCTCCACACCTTGATGaagccatacaaaaccaaatccaaacaATAAACAATTTACAGTGCATACTTGTTGCCCAGTTCCTTTTGCCACGTGCATCAAACATTTTATTTTTCCCTGCAATTGATAAGCAATGAACAATTTACATGTGATAGAATATCTGCTCTCCTTTAATTATTGGTCTGTACATATATGTTTGTTGCTTTATATAATGGCACCACCACAAGTTACTTACTTTTCAAtaattttatctgtttgttgCTGTATATAATGGCATCATCACTTTTTTTCTGACTTAACCCTCTTGCATTTTTAACGACTTGAAAATTACTTGATCAAGAGTGGAGTGGAAAATGTGCTAAACTGTGGAATATTATATCTATAGACTTTAGCTGGTAGTTTGTGACTACTGTCACATAAACATGCATGAAAATACATTCCACTTACCAGCGCCTGTGTGGTGGTATTTTCATAGACTTTTTCTAAGTGATGTCATGGCAGGAAATGCATCTTTTCTACATTAGTAAATACTGtattaacccattcagccctggGAGATAATGGCCTAAGCAGGCTTCCCTGCCattactgatgcagaaaaacagaaaatatacAAGAATTGACAggggtgtgacgggcgcaatagccgagtggttaaaagcattggactgtcaatctgagggtcccgggttcgaatcatggtgacggcgcctggtgggtaaagggtggagatttttacaatctcccaggtcaacatatgtgcagacctgctagtgcctgaacccccttcgtgtgtatatgcaagcagaagatcaaatacgcatgttaaagatcctgtaatccatgtcagcgttcagtgggttatggaaacaagaacatacccagcatgcacacccccgaaaacggagtatggctgcctacatggcacggtaaaaacggtcatacacgtaaaagcccactcgtgtgcatacgagtgaacgcagaagaagaagaagacatgggtGTTTTTGCCTCTAAATTTACATTTCTGGACAAACTGGTAATACTGTAgaggttagttccctttgcttgtagTTGATGGAAATATTGGATCGTAGAAACTGTTTATAATGAAACAATTTTTTTATGCCAAAGCAGTGCTGAGGCACACGGTTCAGTGAGTAAAATCAGCAGTTGTTTTCTAATAGTTATACAGTGAATACCTGCTGTACTTTAAACAATTTACCTTACACTTTTATGTAATAATAGCTATGTACTTGTTAAGATGTATGCTGTATACTAGTTACTGGCTTCAAACATAACACAAAAAGAACAGGCACTTGTCTTTGCACAAAGTACTTTCGTGCATCTGAAACAACATAGAAactctttttttatttcattttatttattcattcatgcataTGTCACAACCCATttgtttctataaaaaaaaatcaaaaaaaaaaaaaaaaaaatcaaccaagtaGGCAAGCAAAACTGTGCAACCATTGTTTGCAAACCACAGTGTCACATTACCTTAACAAGTCGTGTATAATTTGTGTTCACTAATTTACTATAGCGTTTCTGGTATGTGCAAAAATTTTATACATTCCAGCAAACATTCATATTGCATGACTGAACACACATATGCTTTCAGAGAAACCACTTAAAAATTAACAATCGCCATGTTTGATCTTCACATTCCAGCATGCATTCACATTgcatgactgaacacacacacgctttcagaGAAACCACTTAAAAATTAACAATCGCCATGTTTGATCTTTCTGTCCAGATTACTTATCTTTTGCTGTATGAAATGATTTGATTGACAGCACAGAGGTGGGAGGTAAGGGACACCAGTTTCACAAATGTTTTACTGCCATTCAGTCATCTTTTCTTACTTGGCAATctgatttgtttctttgtgcAATGGCTTTGTTTTACTGGCAGTTACTCATCATTTTCTTACCTGACTTGACAATCTTACTCCAATAACAGTATTATTCTCTGTGTTGTACAAaaaatatgcagtgtgtgtgtgtgtgtgtctatagagaaagagatagaggcagacacagagagagacagagatatacatatatctagagagaggcttacagagagagagagatagagagagagaatatattttGTTATGTCTTAGCCTTCCATAAAGGATGAAGTGCACAATGAATTTCATACAAACAATCATAAACTGAGAAACAATAAAAGTGACAACATTAAATTGGCACGCATAACTAAGAAACAGcaagccaaaacaaacaaacaacaacatcaaagagagagagagggagagagagaaccaaagaaaaaggaacaaagaCAAGACCTAGATTTTTACTCAGATTTTCCATTCTGTGCCATCCGATAAAATATGGCATGAAGGGTGACCTGCCACTGGATAATGGCAGCAAGCAGCAGAAACTAACAGCGCTGGCATATTTACACACAGTTTTTACAtgtttaactcgctcagtacggccagtcctctcttctcctctacacagacccttcagatgtccagtgagtgtctgaatgacccaacctttagcttccgtcatcagaactgtggtattctttgtcaacattcacctcttcagtataagagccttccacttgcaatattttgatgatggtaattggcatgaaacgctgttaacgtcgtctctttcgccgttcgtatggagagagttgaacaTTAATTTCTCTGGCCACACCACATGTGAaggtgtaaacaaacaaaaatatgtcaCACAGATTTGTTTGAAAGGACATGAGTtaaaaattgaatcaccttaaaGTTAAACAGCAGTTACTGTACAACATTACACAAGAGACAGAGTGATGCAGAAACATGAAATACTGACCTGTTATCATCATACACCCAATCCATTATTTCATCCACTGACATCCTGGATGATATCCGGGTCAGACAAAGGAAACAaggattcttctctctctctctctattttctttttaGTTGGCTCTCCTTTTGCTCACAGGTTAGGCTagaaaaggttaaaggtcacacACGCCTTACATCGCCATCGGGACAGTGCATTCACATCCAGTGTCTCTGAGGACCAGCACAGGAAGACGGGGccctttcctctcttccctttTAACCATCCCCCCAgctgaagtcgggtacccattcacacagtCATAGATGATATGTTGGCCATCTGTCCACAGACAACACATCACTCTTGCATCATGCCCCATTCTTGTCTGTAGCATGAGAGGACATGGACATGCGGTGACCATCATTATCCTGTAAGATGCAATTGATGGTACATCTCAGACAAGGATTCTGGAGGCGACAGCCGTACCTACACAGATGGCACAAAACTTgttgcacacatcaccttgtcgTCAAGCCCCACTCTTTCTGTCCACAGCATGAGGGGGCTTGGTGTAAATTGCAATAACCCTGTAGGACGCAAACGGTGGTGTGTCTGGAAGAAGGATTCTGGAGACGACGGCCATACTAACACAGATGGCACACATAACATGTCACACACATCGCCTCATCATCAAACCCCACTGTCCACAGCATGAGAGGGTATCATGTGACTGCTACAAGCCTGCAGGAAACACCGAAGCAAGCTCTCTCAAGAGGGCACTCCTCACCTACACAGGCACACCAATGTCATGTTTGTACATCGTTGCCTGTGTTTTCTATTTTGACTTGAAATGTGTGTTGTCTTGCATCTGCTTCTGCATTGCACTGTGTATTCTCATATCTCTCATatctcttctttgtttcttcaatttatttttttttttttttaaacatgttccTTACATAATCTTCACAATGATTATGACAGTGATCACTTTAACTGCTATTTCTACTTGTTTAATTCCTAAATTCATATTCAGTTCCTTTCATAATCTTTATTACAATTATGACATTGGTCGCAATTATTActactgtcattgttgttgctgcgagGACCGACAGATTGGGAAGACAAAGGCAATGCCCAAAAACCTTTATCCGGGAGAACTCAAGACCTTGAAGCACACCCTGGGTACTGGgagggtaccattcagagactggccagTTCTTTGTCGCCACTCGCAGCCACTCCATGCCAAGAGGCCAGAACGGGCAGTAAGTAAGAAAAGTAAGTCAGCAAGTAATAAATATCTTTGAGCCTTGATGAGTCTGTGTCTAAGCCTCAAGCACCGTTCTTGTCCACAGGGTCGGggtcctgcccctcctccccctcctgcagGAAGCGCTCAACCGTGCACAGGCGCTCGTTGAGGGAGAGCACCAGGTGCTGCAGCTTCATGCACCGTTCCGCCACCTTCACCAGCAGGGGCAGCTCCTGACCTTTGTTCTCCGACATGGCCTTCACCTtcatgataatgaggatgataataatTGGAATGATGAATATCTTTtcaatttattatatatatatatatatatatatatataaatttaaaagcaaacaaaatatatataatacaataataTGTAAATTC is a window of Babylonia areolata isolate BAREFJ2019XMU chromosome 22, ASM4173473v1, whole genome shotgun sequence DNA encoding:
- the LOC143296997 gene encoding uncharacterized protein LOC143296997, whose amino-acid sequence is MEEPQQTEQEDPTAAPPSPPPSSAARGQNSPRETNGDQGEKNGVGEERTHHPPPAAPQEKPDSGMQDASGGKQEHARADIRARKTSLTSTADGSMAGHDGYNCGQQGLQPDEDMRCCVIM